A portion of the Parasteatoda tepidariorum isolate YZ-2023 chromosome 5, CAS_Ptep_4.0, whole genome shotgun sequence genome contains these proteins:
- the LOC122270088 gene encoding uncharacterized protein has translation MPVKHKSKKKDKSYQIHDINFMSRTELKSHISNLESEMRKMRIDLRIHTMHNSNLSSFLSEKQEDYFFAIQSSATTGRQVIDSVEKLKHRLKEANMKTEFLKLRQNREHNLEQHNKYLSILIGYDKDMVKKKERRNVERKFEEDQCLSMMATKYMADHDFFSKFDKLPQALTFSQVSKIRKSLQDCSVAKKHIQDRCNIYSLHDQSFEGFPTNVASKMKDYFHDLSHYSIKAIRILEAKVNELQEKFWCITRAINKALEENKNIKERQNRDLELERSRIIKQNRSNAELKNSTELDKLLLRNEELTQELGKSKTGFKNLKSLFLSSVSKFYEKAEYRAFVAEEILQVALAIEKYKSDVTVIEREQTNGELGHFSLTPNRQNLTERLTKLKLKIQNSNTLFIPPQFH, from the coding sequence ATGCCAGTAAAACACAAAAGCAAGAAGAAAGATAAAAGCTATCAGATacatgatattaattttatgagtcGGACAGAATTGAAAAGCCATATTTCAAACTTGGAATCTGAAATGAGGAAAATGCGAATTGACTTGAGAATTCATACTATGCATAACAGCAACCTTTCTAGTTTTTTAAGCGAAAAGCAAGAAGATTATTTCTTCGCCATACAATCATCAGCCACAACTGGTAGGCAAGTAATAGATTCCgtcgaaaaattaaaacacagaCTAAAGGAAGCCAATATGAAAACAGAGTTTCTAAAACTTAGACAGAATCGAGAACACAACTTGGAACAGCATAACAAATATCTTTCTATCTTGATAGGTTATGATAAGGACATGGTTAAAAAGAAAGAACGTAGAAACgtagaaagaaaatttgaagaagATCAGTGTTTGTCTATGATGGCCACAAAATACATGGCTGACCATGATTTCTTTAGTAAATTTGATAAGTTACCACAGGCGTTAACATTCAGTCAAGTTTCGAAAATACGGAAAAGTTTGCAAGACTGCAGTGTTGCAAAGAAACATATACAAGATCGATGTAATATATATTCACTTCATGATCAGTCTTTTGAAGGATTTCCAACAAATGTTGCATCGAAAATGAAGGATTATTTTCACGACTTGAGTCACTATAGCATAAAAGCTATTCGTATACTCGAAGCAAAAGTAAACGAATTACAAGAAAAGTTTTGGTGCATTACTCGCGCAATAAATAAAGCTTTagaggaaaacaaaaatataaaagaaaggcAAAATCGTGATCTTGAATTAGAGAGATCTAGAATAATCAAACAAAATCGAAGTAatgctgaattaaaaaatagcactGAATTAGATAAACTGCTTCTAAGAAATGAAGAACTAACGCAAGAACTTGGAAAAAGTAAAACGGGATTCAAGAATTTAAAGTCACTGTTTCTATCTTCGGTTTCCAAGTTTTACGAAAAAGCAGAGTACAGAGCTTTTGTTGCAGAAGAAATTTTGCAAGTAGCATTGGCTATCGAAAAATACAAATCTGATGTGACTGTTATTGAGAGAGAACAAACTAATGGTGAACTGGGACATTTCAGTTTAACACCAAATCGCCAAAATTTGACTGAAAGATTGACAaaactaaaactgaaaatacaaaattctaatactttatttataccGCCACAGTTTCACTGA